The nucleotide window TTGTTCAGTTTTTATTGGAACGTTCAAAAATGACCAGAGTCCCACTCGATTTTCCCCGCCCTCTTAATCGGTATATTTGGGGTCCCGTTACCTCAGATCTAATTTATGAAATATGCTTGTCTCTTAGTCCCAAAGCATACCTGACCCATTACACCGCAATGTTTTTGCACAACCTGACCGAACAGATTCCGAAAAATTTTTACGTCACTGTCGAACAAACGCCCAAATCCCGGGGAACCATCACGCAGGAAGACATTGACGAGGCATTTCAAAAACCGATTCGACGCACACAAAACGTTGCATCGTACCTGGATTGTAACATCACCCTGTTAAACGGGGCAGCTACCGGCAATCTGGGCGTGGTTTCGTTGTCGGGAGAATTCAGGGAAAAACTGCAAGTAACTAACATTGAAAGAACGCTTATTGACATTGCGGTGAGACCAGAATATTCCGGCGGGGTGTTTGAAGTTTTAAAAGCCTATGAAAGGGCAAAAGATCACGACGTGTCCGTAAACACTCTGAAAGCCTACGTCAAAAAAATCAATTTTGTATACCCATACCATCAAGTGATCGGTTTTTACCTGGAACGAGCCAGCTATTCAGAAAAAAGATTGAATCTGTTCGACATGGAAGAAAAGATATACGACTTTTATTTGATGCACGACATGAAAGACGTTCGATACTCAAAACGTTGGAGACTGTATTACCCGAGATCACTTGATGGATAGAAAGGGGCTGATCCTAATAGGGATCCTATAAAAATAGTTTATCTACTTTGGGACACCCACTTTGTTTTAGCCCACTTGACTGACAAGTTTATCCCCGGTGATCCGCTCCACCAAGTTGACCACAAAATCGAAATACAAATTGAACTCAATCTCTTTGTTTCTAGGAACGGTATCCCGTAGTGAGTCGAGATCTCCCGCGTGATACTCTCGGTAAAGCGGGATGGTTTTCAGCAAGTCGATCGGTACTTCTTTTAGTGCAAACACTTGCTTGACCAAATCATATTCGGGAACAGAGATTCCTACCACATTGTTCATCAACACATAGATATCGTAAAAGTCACGAGGTCTGGGATGCTTGTTTCTCCCGTTTATGGGGTATTCCGGCATTTGTTGACAAATTGCCCGAAGCTTTTCGATCACAAGCATTTCTGGCGTATAGACATATACAGTGTATCCATCGATTTCAACAGTTCGCGTGTCGTCGCAATATTCGTACTTGCTTATGTCGATTTCTAACTTTTTCCCCTGCTTCGGGCCCACTACTTCTGCCATCTTTCTTGCTTTGTGGAGATCTGAATTGAGTATGTCCCGGTGGACTTCCGGCAGGATTTTGAATTCAATAGCGTAGCCTCCCCAAAAATCCCGAAGCCCTTCCCTCCGCTTTTCCGGTTTTGGAATAAATTTAAAATCAAATACCACGTACCCTTCTTCCTGGAATACCCGGATCAAGGACCTCTCGATTTTATTGCTCACTTCCTGCAACTTTTCTTCTGGAATGTCCTCCTCCATGGAAAGATCAACATCTACGGAAGCACGGGCATCAATTTTGTATGCAAACTCAATTGCAGACCCGCCTTTAAGCACGAACATATCCATCAAATCATCATCGCCAAACATTGCGATAATAACCAGTTTCCGAATCATTTTTAATTTTTCCGCATTCATATAATCACTTCCTTAGAATTTTGTCCATATTAAAATTTAAATTATGGACAAAATATCGAAAAGGAAGGAACCTTCAGATATCGGCCGTATAGGTCTTGATACATCAAAAAAATAATAGCAGGTTTTTGTGATACCTACAGTTCCATCCTTAAACAGAATGATGGATGCAATCGCTTCATTGAAAGAAGGATTATTTCTAGAGAAGAGGCGCCCTGATCAAAACCGATCAAGGCGCTGCCTCTTCATGTTTGATAATCAGAAAGGCAAATCATCGTCCGAGATATCAATCGGTTTGCCATCGTCGACAAACGGATCGTCATCGAAGTTGCTGCCGCGCTTGTTATTGTTACCGCCGAAGCCTTGATTGCCCCCGAAGCCGCCGCCAAAGCCTGCACCGGATCCTTCGAATCCGCCACCGCCGGTGCTGTCCCCGCGGTCAAGGAAACGCACGTTGTCAGCCACCACTTCGGCCACGCGAACCCGCTGTCCTTCCTTGTTCTCATAGCTGCGGATCTGCAGGCGACCTTCCACAGCTGCCAAGCGCCCTTTCTTCAAATACTGTGCACACAATTCCCCAAGCTTCTGCCAAACCACGATATTGATAAAATCGGTCTCGCGCTCACCTTGCTGGTTGGCGCGCGGACGGTCAACCGCCAGTGTAAAGGATGCGACAGCGGTGCCGGTGGGTGTATAACGAAGCTCCGGATCGGCCGTCAATCGTCCGATCAGAATGATCCGGTTTAACATTCGGAAACTCCTCCATTACAATTCTTTTCTATCAGTCTATCACATTTCAGGATATTCGTCACAACTGCCATAAGGCCGGGCAAAAAAGCGAAAACGGGCACCAAGCGCACCGGATGTACGATGATACCCGTTGAGTGGTTACACGTTGAATCGGAAATGCATTACATCGCCGTCCTGTACCACATATTCCTTGCCCTCCAGGCGGAGAAGCCCTTTTTCTTTGGCGGCGTTCATGGAACCTGCTTTCACGAGATCGGAATAAGCCACGACTTCGGCGCGAATAAATCCCTTCTCAAAATCAGAGTGGATAACGCCTGCCGCACCGGGTGCCTTGGTTCCTTTGCGGATAGTCCAGGCCCGGACCTCTTTTTCTCCCGCGGTAAAGTAAGTGATAAGGCCAAGCAGTTTGTAGGCAGCCTTGATCAAGCGGTCGAGTCCTGATTCCTGAAGGCCGAGTTCCTGCAGGAACATCTCCCTGTCTTCGCCTTCCAGTTCCGCAATCTCCGACTCCACCCTAGCGGAGATGACAACGACTTCGGCCCCTTCTTCCGCCGCAAACTTTCGGACGGCTTGTACATTCGGATTGCCGTCAGGGTTCGCCACTTCGTCTTCCGAGACGTTCGCCACATACAGGACCGGCTTGATGGTCAGCAGATGGAGGTCACGAATCAGCAAGCGCTCTTCGTCATCCATTTCCACCGAGCGTGCGGGCTTGCCGTTCTCAAAGGCGCTCTTCAGACGCTCCAGCAAATTCACTTCTTGCTGCGCTTTCTTGTCTCCCCCCTTAAGGCCCTTGCGAGCGCGTTCCATCCGGCGCTCAACCGTTTCCATATCGGCAAAGATCAATTCCAGGTTGATCGTTTCCATATCGGAGAGAGGATCGACCTTTCCTGCTACGTGGGTGATATTGGTATCTTCAAAGCAGCGCACCACATGGGCGATGGCGTTTACTTCCCGGATATGGGACAGGAACTTGTTGCCCAGACCTTCTCCCCGGCTCGCTCCCTTCACCAGGCCGGCTATATCCACAAACTCGAACGCGGTCGGCAGAATTCGCTGCGGGTTCACAATCTCAGCCAGCTTTTGCAAGCGCTCGTCCGGCACCTCCACCACGCCAACGTTCGGATCAATGGTGCAGAACGGGTAGTTGGCCGCTTCCGCACCCGCTTTCGTTATCGCATTAAAAAGGGTCGATTTCCCGACGTTGGGAAGACCCACAATCCCTACACACAAAGCCATTGAGGCACACCTCCAATACTCACACCTTTTCATTATAGCAAAAAGAAAAAGCCCGGCAACGGCCTTAATGTAGCTCCTTGTTCACCTGAAAAAAGTCTACCCTGCTGGTATCATACTCTGCCCTACAACTCAGACTCATGAAAAATTTGATCAGGCTCATTGAGCGGTACAAAATCTAAACTTCTACACTCAGAACATTTGGCAAAGCCTTTACTCGTTTCATGTCCTCTGGAGACGTATCCCGGACGATTCCGGTCGCCCTTTCCTTGATCTCGAGCAGGAGGATTTCTATTGGCTGTTTCATAACTCCCCCTCCGTTCTGGTAACACTATGATTTATGTCAAATTGTAAGCACCAGTTCAAAGTGAAATTCAAGCAGGTCTCGATTTGACCTGGTTGCTGCAAATGACGAATTTGAACAGATCTCAACTCATCTGAACCAATTCCTAGTTACTGGGGCTTGTTATGGGGTTAAAAAACAGTATGGGGAAATTGAGGTTATTTATCCAGAATGAGGTTATTCACAGTAGAGTTATAACTCTCAGGTTCAAATATATTAATGCTGTATAATAAAGGGAGTTGATAATAAAATAGCCGGGTGATTAAGTATGGAATATATTCTGTACATGGATGAATCAGCTAAGGAAGGGCCTTATTACGGCAATTTTTATGGCGGTGCCCTTGTAAGGTCAACTGATTACGATTACGTGATCGATCAATTGTCAGGCAAGAAAAAGGAACTCCACTTGTTCAAAGAGGTGAAGTGGCAGCGAGTAACACTACCCTATTTAACCAAATACATCGAACTTATTGATGTCTTTTTTGACCTTATACAACAGGACTTGGTCAAGATGCGTGTCATGTTTACGCACAACTACAGACGTGCTATAAATCTAAGCAAAGATCAGGTCGATAACACCTTTACTATGCTGTATTATCAATTCTTTAAGCACGCCTTTGGTCTGAAATATTCAAACCCTACACCTTCTCGTGAGATTGGTTTGAGACTTTATTTTGACGAATTACCTGTCGCACCAGCAAATCGTGATATTTTTAAAGATTTTATCCATGGATTGCAATGGAGTGAGGACTTTAGATCCGCAAATCTTTCAATCGAGAGACACAATATTACTGAGGTCAAATCGGACGAGCATGTTATTCTGCAATACATGGACATTGTTCTTGGGGCTATGTATTTCAGACTCAACAACTTGCATAAAGAAAAACCAGAAGGAAGTCGCATAAGAGGAAAGCGAACTATTGCCAAAGAGAAACTGTACAAACATATAAACAAAAGAATTCGTAATATCTACCCAAACTTTAATATTGGTATTTCAACCGGTGTACGGTCCTATGAGGATCGCTGGAACCATCCTTATAGGCATTGGCTATTTGTTCCATCTGAGCATAAAATTGCACCCGAGTTTTCAAAGAAAAAGTGAAAGACCCCATCTTCCCTACCTCAATGGCCCAAGCAACATAAATCTTGAGCGTTCGGGTTGACAGAGCCTTTCTCTACCCTAAATGTAATTCTCGTTTAGCAAAATGTCAATCATTTTATCTAAAAATTCGCTTTTAGTCAAGAATATAAACGAAAACAAATTGATCCCATTTAGGTGGATGATTTTGAAAAATATTCGCGTGGCCGCTTACCGTGGCCTTTTTTCGTTGTCGATCATGAGGGGATAATACCACGACGACCTGTTTCACAATCATCCATGTACCCATGGTTCAACGGCCTCCCTAAAGGTGAAGCTCATAATCCCAGTCTGCCATATTACCAGGACAAAACCGCTTCTTTTTTACGGGAACGCGCTTCTTTCTTCCCCTGCTTCAGTTTTCCTTTCCCGCCTGCCGGTTTCATTCCCGTAGGGCCAGTCTTTCTTCCCCTGTCACGCCGGTCGGTCTTGGGTTTCGTCCGCTTGGTCCTAAGCGGCTGTTCTTCCGTCAATGTAATGGGCACTTCATTTGTATTCTTGGTCAACAGCTTCAATGCGGCGGAAACCAACATCACGGAATCGTATTGGTCAAGCAATTCTTTCGCGAGGTTCCGGTACCCTCCCAAATCTTCGTTGGTGGCTTCCACAATCATGTCGAGTGCCAAACGCTGTTTGCCGATGCGTGCTTCCGCAATCGTAGGCAGTGGCCGCTTGGCAATTTTCCTTTTGGTAATTCTTTCGATCTGGTGCAGGTGCTCCATCTCACGCGGTGTTACAAATGTGGATGCGATTCCGCTTTTGCCGGCACGTCCGGTTCGCCCGATCCGATGAACGTAACTGTCAATGTCTTGCGGAATGTCAAAATTGTAGACATGTGTAACACCGGATACATCAAGTCCCCGGGCAGCCACATCCGTGGCAACAAGCACGTCAATGCTTCCGTCACGGAACTTCTTCATCACCGCATCCCTTTGTCTTTGACTGAGATCCCCATGCAGTCCGTCTGCCTGATAGCCGCGGGTTATCAGGGCGTTCATAAGCTCATCCACACGTCTTTTGGTCCGACCGAATACAATGGCCAATTCGGGATTCTGGATGTCCAGCAAACGAGTGAGTACGTCCAGTTTTTGTCTCTCCGTAACCTCGTAGTAAACCTGTTCAATCAACGGCACCGTAACTTCCTGCGCCTTGACAGACACATGCTTGATGTCCTTCATGAACTTCTGGGCCAGATTCTTCACGCCTGGTTTCATTGTGGCGGAAAACAATAAAGTCTGTCGCTCTTCCGGACAGTTGCTGAGGATCGTTTCAATATCTTCCACAAAGCCCATATCGAGCATTTCATCCGCTTCATCGAGAACAACCATCCGGATATTTTGCAATCGGATCGTTTTCCGGTTCAGGTGGTCGATCAAACGCCCCGGAGTGGCAATGATGATATGGGGCCTATTTTTAAGCGATTTGATCTGCCGGTTGATGTCTTGTCCTCCGTATACAGCCAACACGCGGACTTTTTTATGGATTCCCACTTTCCGGATCTCGTCAGCAACTTGGATGCAAAGTTCCCGCGTGGGGGTCAGGATCAACCCCTGAACCACGTCTTCCTCCGTATCGATTCTTTCAATCATGGGGATTGAAAAAGCAACCGTTTTTCCTGTTCCGGTCTGTGCCTGTCCAATCATGTCCGTACCGCTCAAAGCTACCGGGATGGCTTCCGCCTGAATGGCGGTGGCCGATTCAAACCCCATGTCTTCCAACGCTTTCATTACAGGCTTGCTCAAGTTCAGATCTGCAAACAAAGACATCTCAACACCTCTTTCCATATTGCTAGTAGATATTTTTCTCCCAACCACAAAAAATAACCCGTTTGGAGAATCCCAAACGGGTTAATGTCTAAACCTTACAGTTTGGTGACGTTTGCTGCTTGAGGTCCACGGTTTCCTTGGACAACGTCGAAGCTTACGCGCTGTCCTTCTTCCAGGGATTTGAAGCCATCGCCGGAGATTGCGGTGTAATGAACGAATACGTCGTTGCCGCCTTCCGTTGCGATAAAGCCATACCCTTTTTCTGCGTTAAACCATTTTACTGTTCCTTCTTGCATTCAAAAATGCCTCCTAACAACAAATGCACCAAACTCCGCTCATGAATCAGGAAAAAACCCTTCACTACCAAACATTTCGTGCAAATGTCTTAATATACAACTTGCATTATACCAATATTTCCGTCTTAGGTCAAATACAGAAAAAGAGGTGATTGCCTTAGGGCAGACACCGCTTCCTAACACCCCCGAGGCACATATTCTAAGAGTGATGAAAGGGGGGAAACGTGCATGCACGGCATATTTGGCTGCTACACCCGTTGGGCGGTAGTGTTCCTGATCATTTTCGTCCTTTTCTTCCTGATTGTTCCATGTAATGGAGCAGGGTAAACATCCAAAACGCAAGGCGGTTCTTAGGCCGCCTTCCCCGATGTCAGAACTCTGGCAGAATCGACAAATTGCCGCCCTGTTCAGGTTGAGCGTCGCCTGCGGAAGCTTTCATGTACCAGTTGCCGTGTTTATCGATCTTGTCAATCGAATCAAAACCCCCGTTCTCAGCCTGTTGAATCGCTTCTTCAATGCTTAAGACGCGTCCGGTATGGGTTTTGACCTGAGTGATATTTCCATTTTCGTCTTTTTGAATGGCCACGATTTTTTCACCGATCATACTGATCCCTCCGGTTCTTATCCTTGCCCGAACCGGAGGGTTTCATTTTCATGCTTTTTCAATATTGCACAGACAATCATACACCGCGATGGAGATTCCAAAATCGGCCGGCCGGTCAGGAGTCAGATCATTGACGCTGACTCCCATTTGGTTCCACCAGCCCTGTTCCACCATAACCGTTCCCGGATGCATCTTCTCTTGAATCCGTGTACGTCCCATCAGTTCTCCCCGCTCGTTGAACACACGAACCAGGTCTCCGTCTTGCAATCCTTTCTCTCGGGCAATTTCCTTTGAAATCTCTATGACCGGTGAGTCTGGTCGCTTCAGGATATAGTGCTGCGCATTCAAAGAGTGCCGTGGGTGAATCGTTAACAGTTGATAAGGATACTTCTCCGCCAAATCCGGATTGTGATAAGGATGTTCCCACGGAAGGAGGTACATGGGAAACGCCGAGTGTCCTTCTTCCAAAGCGGTTTGTGAATAGAATTCATATTTCCCTGACTGCGTGGCGAATCTTCTGTCATGCCAAGGCACTGCGGCACTTGGAGCCGGAGCAAAATGTTCCCTCTGCAGCCGTTCCAGCGTCAACCCGGTTTCTTCAAGCGGTGCCAATGCTGTCCTCATCCATTCATGGAGCCCCCTCCGAAACTCTCCCCCAAATCCCAAGCGATCAGCCAATCCCGCAAAGATTTCCCAGTCTCTTTTTGCATTGCCCAGTGGCTCCACGCACTGGTTCACATAGATCAGGTATGGATGCCACATCGAGGAGTACAAGATATCCTCTTCTTCAAAAACGCTGGTGCAGGGCAGAAAATAATCGGCGACCTCGGCGGTGTCATGCAGGAACATGTCAAACAGTACCACGCAATCCACCGACTGATATGCTTCTATTGTACGCTTGCGGTTTCCCACCTGCGCAACCGGGTTGGATCTTGTCACAAAGAGGACTTCAACCGGCGGGTCTGCCTGTAGGATTTGTTCCGCTTGTTCCACCTTGGAGATTTCCCGATATTCTTTTCTTTGACCTTCCAGCGTTAACGCATCCCAGTCAAGCCACTTGGACCAAATCCGATTGGCGTAATTCACTCCGCCTCCTCGAACCCCGATGTTCCCGCTCATGGCGGCCACGGCGTTGATCGCCCGCATGGTGTTTCCGCCGTTTGCATAACGCTGCATTCCCAGACCCAGTAAGGTGGTTACCGGACGATCCGAGTAGAAATCGGCCAATGAACAGACATCCTCGACTGCAACTTCCGAGGCTGCACACAGCTCTTCCACCGACAGTTCCCGCAAATAGGCAGCGAACTCCTCAAACCCGACCGCGTTCTTCTCCACAAACTCCCGGTCATACCGTTCCGTCTCAAGCAAGATCCGGCATACAGCCAGAGCCAGTGCACCATCCGTTCCCGGTCGCGGGTAGACCTGAAGATCAGCCGATTCCGACAAGTCGGTGGGCAGCGGATTGATGATTGCAAGTCGAGCCCCTTTTTTTCTGGCCGCCTTGAGAAAAGGGGTCACGTGCATATTGGTAACAGTTACGTTGCGCCCCCATACCACGATCCCCTTGCTGTTAGCATGATCTGTCGGATCGTGGCTGAGGCACGCGCCCATATCATACCGGCCGGCTTCCAGACCCGCTTCCCAGCAGAGCGATCCCACCGCTTTTGAATAGCCCCCAAACAGGTTAAAGAACCGCCCTTCCAGTTCTTTCAGCATTCCGCCGGAACCGCTGTCAAAGGTGTGCATGACCGAAGTCGGCCCATATCTTGCTTTTGCCTTCAGCATCTTGTCTGCAATCTCCTGAAATGCCTGGTCCCAAGAGATGTCTATCC belongs to Effusibacillus lacus and includes:
- a CDS encoding type IV toxin-antitoxin system AbiEi family antitoxin domain-containing protein, whose protein sequence is MARSRFSIAKPDIEKFFNENDKRVYTPGELEKIFILNNKEWRLAKTSTLKSFVQFLLERSKMTRVPLDFPRPLNRYIWGPVTSDLIYEICLSLSPKAYLTHYTAMFLHNLTEQIPKNFYVTVEQTPKSRGTITQEDIDEAFQKPIRRTQNVASYLDCNITLLNGAATGNLGVVSLSGEFREKLQVTNIERTLIDIAVRPEYSGGVFEVLKAYERAKDHDVSVNTLKAYVKKINFVYPYHQVIGFYLERASYSEKRLNLFDMEEKIYDFYLMHDMKDVRYSKRWRLYYPRSLDG
- a CDS encoding nucleotidyl transferase AbiEii/AbiGii toxin family protein, translated to MNAEKLKMIRKLVIIAMFGDDDLMDMFVLKGGSAIEFAYKIDARASVDVDLSMEEDIPEEKLQEVSNKIERSLIRVFQEEGYVVFDFKFIPKPEKRREGLRDFWGGYAIEFKILPEVHRDILNSDLHKARKMAEVVGPKQGKKLEIDISKYEYCDDTRTVEIDGYTVYVYTPEMLVIEKLRAICQQMPEYPINGRNKHPRPRDFYDIYVLMNNVVGISVPEYDLVKQVFALKEVPIDLLKTIPLYREYHAGDLDSLRDTVPRNKEIEFNLYFDFVVNLVERITGDKLVSQVG
- the ssb gene encoding single-stranded DNA-binding protein, which gives rise to MLNRIILIGRLTADPELRYTPTGTAVASFTLAVDRPRANQQGERETDFINIVVWQKLGELCAQYLKKGRLAAVEGRLQIRSYENKEGQRVRVAEVVADNVRFLDRGDSTGGGGFEGSGAGFGGGFGGNQGFGGNNNKRGSNFDDDPFVDDGKPIDISDDDLPF
- the ychF gene encoding redox-regulated ATPase YchF; this translates as MALCVGIVGLPNVGKSTLFNAITKAGAEAANYPFCTIDPNVGVVEVPDERLQKLAEIVNPQRILPTAFEFVDIAGLVKGASRGEGLGNKFLSHIREVNAIAHVVRCFEDTNITHVAGKVDPLSDMETINLELIFADMETVERRMERARKGLKGGDKKAQQEVNLLERLKSAFENGKPARSVEMDDEERLLIRDLHLLTIKPVLYVANVSEDEVANPDGNPNVQAVRKFAAEEGAEVVVISARVESEIAELEGEDREMFLQELGLQESGLDRLIKAAYKLLGLITYFTAGEKEVRAWTIRKGTKAPGAAGVIHSDFEKGFIRAEVVAYSDLVKAGSMNAAKEKGLLRLEGKEYVVQDGDVMHFRFNV
- a CDS encoding DUF3800 domain-containing protein — translated: MEYILYMDESAKEGPYYGNFYGGALVRSTDYDYVIDQLSGKKKELHLFKEVKWQRVTLPYLTKYIELIDVFFDLIQQDLVKMRVMFTHNYRRAINLSKDQVDNTFTMLYYQFFKHAFGLKYSNPTPSREIGLRLYFDELPVAPANRDIFKDFIHGLQWSEDFRSANLSIERHNITEVKSDEHVILQYMDIVLGAMYFRLNNLHKEKPEGSRIRGKRTIAKEKLYKHINKRIRNIYPNFNIGISTGVRSYEDRWNHPYRHWLFVPSEHKIAPEFSKKK
- a CDS encoding DEAD/DEAH box helicase yields the protein MSLFADLNLSKPVMKALEDMGFESATAIQAEAIPVALSGTDMIGQAQTGTGKTVAFSIPMIERIDTEEDVVQGLILTPTRELCIQVADEIRKVGIHKKVRVLAVYGGQDINRQIKSLKNRPHIIIATPGRLIDHLNRKTIRLQNIRMVVLDEADEMLDMGFVEDIETILSNCPEERQTLLFSATMKPGVKNLAQKFMKDIKHVSVKAQEVTVPLIEQVYYEVTERQKLDVLTRLLDIQNPELAIVFGRTKRRVDELMNALITRGYQADGLHGDLSQRQRDAVMKKFRDGSIDVLVATDVAARGLDVSGVTHVYNFDIPQDIDSYVHRIGRTGRAGKSGIASTFVTPREMEHLHQIERITKRKIAKRPLPTIAEARIGKQRLALDMIVEATNEDLGGYRNLAKELLDQYDSVMLVSAALKLLTKNTNEVPITLTEEQPLRTKRTKPKTDRRDRGRKTGPTGMKPAGGKGKLKQGKKEARSRKKEAVLSW
- a CDS encoding cold-shock protein codes for the protein MQEGTVKWFNAEKGYGFIATEGGNDVFVHYTAISGDGFKSLEEGQRVSFDVVQGNRGPQAANVTKL
- a CDS encoding DUF3892 domain-containing protein — translated: MIGEKIVAIQKDENGNITQVKTHTGRVLSIEEAIQQAENGGFDSIDKIDKHGNWYMKASAGDAQPEQGGNLSILPEF
- a CDS encoding molybdopterin-containing oxidoreductase family protein is translated as MRQVRTACPLDCWDCCSMIAFVENGKVVKVEGDPDHPITRGRLCIKGKQLVDRMYHPERILTPKKKVDGQWIDISWDQAFQEIADKMLKAKARYGPTSVMHTFDSGSGGMLKELEGRFFNLFGGYSKAVGSLCWEAGLEAGRYDMGACLSHDPTDHANSKGIVVWGRNVTVTNMHVTPFLKAARKKGARLAIINPLPTDLSESADLQVYPRPGTDGALALAVCRILLETERYDREFVEKNAVGFEEFAAYLRELSVEELCAASEVAVEDVCSLADFYSDRPVTTLLGLGMQRYANGGNTMRAINAVAAMSGNIGVRGGGVNYANRIWSKWLDWDALTLEGQRKEYREISKVEQAEQILQADPPVEVLFVTRSNPVAQVGNRKRTIEAYQSVDCVVLFDMFLHDTAEVADYFLPCTSVFEEEDILYSSMWHPYLIYVNQCVEPLGNAKRDWEIFAGLADRLGFGGEFRRGLHEWMRTALAPLEETGLTLERLQREHFAPAPSAAVPWHDRRFATQSGKYEFYSQTALEEGHSAFPMYLLPWEHPYHNPDLAEKYPYQLLTIHPRHSLNAQHYILKRPDSPVIEISKEIAREKGLQDGDLVRVFNERGELMGRTRIQEKMHPGTVMVEQGWWNQMGVSVNDLTPDRPADFGISIAVYDCLCNIEKA